The following coding sequences are from one Candidatus Delongbacteria bacterium window:
- a CDS encoding leucine-rich repeat domain-containing protein, giving the protein MLQLELAVTEGLAVVPVRVEDIKPTGGMAYYLSTVHWIEAVDSNIEQRINILKITVANILKCYKTAMDDEAKKVIPIDIEDDSYKNDNSSKINIIQLMVSKSNLIYAIIPATIALVVAFLLIFGTYIFKGNTEKTDIETFTQSPTVEQIESTKTITDAPAIQPTHIPTTTSTATVDPNVSLETIVQFESQELRACIINTFREMGLDFDGQTTVGDMQKLKTLQIISSYSIIMGYSEDIALCQINNSNIEKLEGLQYATNLETLTIVGQHLKDISALTQIQSLKYLDLSFNSISDITPIANNTDLRDLKFIKTKL; this is encoded by the coding sequence ATGCTTCAGCTTGAACTTGCTGTAACTGAAGGGCTTGCAGTCGTTCCTGTACGAGTGGAGGATATAAAACCTACAGGAGGGATGGCATACTATCTATCCACTGTGCATTGGATAGAGGCAGTGGATAGTAACATTGAGCAGAGAATAAATATATTAAAAATCACCGTTGCAAATATACTAAAGTGCTATAAAACTGCTATGGATGATGAAGCAAAAAAGGTTATTCCGATCGATATAGAAGATGATTCTTATAAAAACGATAATTCCTCAAAAATCAATATAATACAATTAATGGTAAGTAAATCAAATTTGATATATGCCATTATACCTGCAACGATAGCATTAGTAGTAGCCTTCCTTTTAATATTCGGTACTTATATTTTTAAAGGTAATACTGAAAAAACGGACATCGAGACATTTACACAAAGTCCCACAGTGGAACAAATCGAATCAACAAAAACCATTACTGACGCACCTGCCATTCAACCAACTCATATACCTACAACCACATCAACTGCAACAGTTGACCCTAATGTATCATTAGAAACGATTGTGCAATTCGAAAGCCAAGAGCTCCGAGCATGCATCATTAACACTTTTAGAGAAATGGGATTGGATTTTGATGGGCAAACAACAGTAGGCGATATGCAAAAACTTAAAACGCTACAAATTATTAGCTCATATTCTATTATTATGGGTTATAGCGAAGACATAGCGCTTTGCCAAATAAATAATTCCAATATTGAAAAACTGGAAGGCCTGCAGTATGCAACTAATTTAGAAACATTAACCATTGTAGGGCAGCATCTAAAAGATATAAGTGCTTTAACTCAAATACAGAGCCTTAAGTATTTGGATTTATCATTTAATTCTATTAGTGATATTACTCCAATTGCAAATAATACAGACCTGCGAGACCTAAAATTTATAAAAACAAAGTTATAG
- a CDS encoding helix-turn-helix domain-containing protein, translating into MSTGNFPCFLYVSERRQPIQQPNYYSILPVSVRYCKEITGDEKLLFSELTCLANKLGYCYASNKYFSNLYGVTTRTIISRLAKLQQYGFIKIIIDRNDKNEVVGIRIYLQDLPEIKVLEDKPVHTPTESNFDTPIEKTMHTCQWRNKNV; encoded by the coding sequence TTGAGCACGGGTAATTTCCCGTGTTTTTTATATGTATCAGAAAGGAGGCAGCCCATTCAACAACCTAATTATTACAGCATCTTACCGGTATCTGTAAGATACTGCAAAGAGATTACCGGAGATGAAAAACTACTGTTTAGTGAGCTGACATGTCTCGCAAATAAACTCGGCTATTGCTATGCATCCAACAAATATTTTTCAAATCTATATGGAGTAACAACAAGAACTATAATAAGTAGGTTAGCAAAGTTGCAACAGTACGGTTTTATTAAAATAATCATTGACCGCAATGACAAAAATGAAGTCGTAGGCATACGAATATATTTGCAGGATTTACCTGAGATCAAAGTCCTAGAAGACAAACCTGTCCATACCCCTACAGAAAGCAATTTCGATACCCCTATAGAAAAAACTATGCATACCTGTCAATGGCGGAATAAAAATGTATAA